Within Oscillospiraceae bacterium, the genomic segment ATCGGCGTTGCGTTTTCAATTTTACCGATGCCAATCACCTCAAGAACACCTCTGTCGGACATCAGCTGTAACGTTTTTTCACAGTCATAAGAAAGCAGCCGCAGAAATTCGGCGGTAATCCGCTCTTTCGGAATCGCCGTAAGTTTTTTTCGGTAATGAACGGCAGACTCGAACGTGTATTGTTCGATATTGAACCCAAGCTGTGCCGCAAACCGGAACAGCCGCAGAATACGCAGTGCGTCTTCGTTAAACCGGATTGCGGGATCACCGGTGGCCCGCAGCAATTTGTCTTTTAAATCTATTTCGCCGCCGAACGGATCAATCATTTGACCGTCGAGCCCGCAGGCGATGCTGTTGACCGTAAAATCCCGCCGGGACAAATCCTCATAAATACTGTCCGAAAAAACGACCTGATCGGGATGGCGATTGTCGGCATACCCGATGTCGCTTCGGAAAGTTGTGATTTCAAGTTTTTCTCCGTCGATTAAAACGCCGACGGTGCCGAACTTCTCACCCTGTCGAAAACAGGTATAACCATGGAAAACAGAAAGTGTTTGCCACGGTGCAGCCGGGGTGGCAAGGTCATAATCCTGCGCAGATTTTCCCAACAACAGATCACGGAGACATCCCCCCACCACATAGGACGGATAACCCGCCTGCTCCAACAGCATCAATGCCGTCAGCACCGGTTTTCCGAGTTCGGTCATGATCTCACCCCCATAAAATTATACACCGCCCTACAGCAGATTTCAATCACACGATCTTTGGCCGGGTCATAATATGTGGTATCAATCCGGGAGGAAGATGCGATGAACATGAAAACGAAAATCGCCGTCATCGGGGGCGATAAAAGATTTGAACTGCTGACCGATAAATTCAAAACAGACGGATACGATGTGACGGGCGTTTTTCACGAGAACGCCGACGCCGACTTCTTTAATACGGTCACCGACTGCGATGTGTTGATTTTACCCCTGCCCGCAGTCAGCAACGGCTCTCACATCAATGTGTCGGAACCCTATCTCAAACGTACCGGAGCGGATATTTCACAGATACCGACCTTGTATGAACTGCTGCTCAAGCTACATAAAAATCAATTGATTTTGGGCGGCTTGCTGCCGCAGTGGTTTTTGGATAAATGCCAAAGCGCCGGGCTGAAGGCCATTGATTACTATACCTCCGAACGTCTTGAAATTCTCACTGTGCTGCCGACCGTTGAAGGCTGTATCGGCATATTGATTTCCGAATTAAAAAAGACGATCAGCGGCTGTAATATCCTGATAACCGGATATGGTAAAATTGGTAAAACGCTGGCGGAGTATTTAAAATTCTTCGGTGCAACGGTCAGTGCCGCCGCACGTAAGGATTCGGATTTGGCCTGGATGGAAGTCCACGGGATTCACCCTGTAAAGTATGATGACTTGCCGCTTGCGATCAAAAGTATGAACGCAGTTGTCAACACTGTTCCGGCTGTCATCCTCACAAAAGAGATCCTCGCCGCTTCGAAATCCGACTGCCTGTTTGTCGATCTGGCATCAAAGCCGGGCGGCATTGATTTTACAGCAGCCGTACAGCTCGGGCGAAAGACGATTTGGGCGCTCTCCTTGCCCGGCAAAACTGCGCCGATTTCGGCGGCCGGGTATTTGTATCAAACCATATTGAAATTTCTTGAAAACACCTGTGAGGTGAGAAAATGAAACTTTCGGACGCCGTCGTCGGCTTTGCGATGACAGGCTCGTTTTGCACCTTCGCCCAATCGCTGGAATGTCTGGTCGCACTACGCGAAAAATGTCGTGAGATTATCCCGATCATGTCGTTCAACGCCGCTTCCATTGACACGCGATTCGGAAAGGCGGAGGATTTTAGAAAACAAATCGAAGAGATCTGCGGCAGAACCATTATCAACAGCATCGGTGAAGCTGAACCTATCGGTCCGAAAAAGCTGCTGGATATCCTGTTGATCCTGCCCTGTACCGGTAATACCTTGACGAAAATTTCTCTCGGTATTACCGATACACCGGTCACACTGGCTGCCAAAGCACATCTTCGAAACGAAAGACCGCTGCTGATCGGGGTTTCGACCAACGACGCGCTTTCCGGGAGCGCTAAAAACATCGGCCTGCTGCTGAACGCAAAAAACATCTATTTTATCCCGATGGCACAGGATAATCCGGAAAAAAAGCCGCGTTCCGTTGTAGCAATTTTCTCTATGATGATTCCGGCGTTGGAATCCTCGCTCGAAGGAAAACAAATTCAGCCGATTCTTTGGAAATAAATAACTCCCGGCATAACCGGAGGTATAATTCGAAGTGACCGGGATTCCTTGGTCACTTTTTATTTCTTTAAACTTCAAGTTCAAACCAAAACTGTACGCCGTTTTCGACGTTTTCAACACCGTAGGTGCCGTTGTGGTTAGAGATAATCTGGCTGACGATATAAAGACCCAAACCGGTTCCGCCGTATTCCCGCGTTCTGGCTTTGTCCACTTTATAAAAACTCTCCCAGACATGGGGCAGCGATTCCTCGGGAATATGTTCTCCCGTGTTGAAAACAGTCACTTTCAACCTGCCGGCATCGGTACGTTCGGTTTTGATCGTCACTTTCATCTCACCCCCGCAGTGGTGGATGGCATTGGTCAGATAATTTGTTACGACCTGACGAATCTGATCGATATCAGCGTAAATTTCCCCTTCGAATTCGTAATTCGAAACCGGTTTAATATGCTTTTCATCAAACTGTATTTTTAATGTTTCAAGAACGGTATTAATCAATGCGTTAATTTCAAAGCGGGACATATCCGGTTTCATGGCCTCGGATTCCAACTGCGACACATACAGCAGCCGTGAAACCAATTTGCTCATATTGTTAGCTTCGTCTTGAATGACATCGCAATAGAAATCCCGGTCATCCTCGTTGATGCCTACTTTCAATCCCTCGGAATAACCTAAAATCAGCGCCAGCGGCGTTTTCAGCTCATGCGAGACGTTGGAGATAAACTCTTTTCGCATTTTATCGGTTTTGTCGCGATTTAACAGATCGAGTTTCAGCTGCATATTGGCTCTTTGTAAATCCGTAATCGTCGCTTCGAGTTGGGACGACAGATGGTTGACGCTGTCAGCCAATTGCCCGACCTCATCCTTTGAACCGACATCGAGTTTATCGGAAAAATCAAGCACTGTGATCTTTTTGGCAACGGTATTAATCTCTTGGATCGGTTTAACAAATCTGGTGGAAAGGAAATAAAATGCCACACCGGCCATAACCATGGTAAATAACGTACTATAGATCAAAAACGTATTGGAAATCCGGACGCTGTCATTGATCGCTTCAACGGTTGTGTCAATCCAAATACAATAATAATCATCCTGATATTCCAAAAATCCCGACAAAGTCAGATATTTCAAATCGGTGTTATTATCATATCGCATTTCGATTATCGTGTATTGGGTATCAATGCCGTCAGATGTTGTATCTTCAGAAAAAGCTTCTTTTCTGGATATAACTTCGCTTGCCGATTGAAACATATAGGTGTTGTCATTGCCATATATAATTCTGTAATATTTGTCAGAGATAAAGATTCGAACACCACTTTTGCTTTCAATAGCGCCAAGTTTTAATTTCATGTCTGTTGATCGATCATATATGGCGTTGGCAATATCAACATAACATTCGCGCAAAACACTTTCACGCTGGTACTGATAGTATTTGGGTAAAAGAATAGTGTTGAGTAAAAGCGTCAATAGGACAAGCAGCGACACTATGGATATAAACAGAATATAGAGTTTTGCGCGTATGCTTTTAAGCATCCTTATTGACCTCTTCTTTTAAGCATCTTTTTCGACTTCGAATCGGTATCCGATTCCTCTTACGGTGCAAATTTTATCGGCATAGGAGCCGAGTTTGGAACGCAGTTGCTTGATATGAGTGTCCACGGTGCGCAGATCGCCGAAATAGTCAAAGCTCCACACCGAATTGAGAATTTGTTCTCTGGAAAGTGCAATCCCCGAATTGGAAGCCAGGAAATTCAACATATCGTATTCTTTCGGCGTCAAATCAATTGCTTCGCCTTCTAAAGTGAC encodes:
- a CDS encoding dipicolinate synthase subunit DpsA yields the protein MNMKTKIAVIGGDKRFELLTDKFKTDGYDVTGVFHENADADFFNTVTDCDVLILPLPAVSNGSHINVSEPYLKRTGADISQIPTLYELLLKLHKNQLILGGLLPQWFLDKCQSAGLKAIDYYTSERLEILTVLPTVEGCIGILISELKKTISGCNILITGYGKIGKTLAEYLKFFGATVSAAARKDSDLAWMEVHGIHPVKYDDLPLAIKSMNAVVNTVPAVILTKEILAASKSDCLFVDLASKPGGIDFTAAVQLGRKTIWALSLPGKTAPISAAGYLYQTILKFLENTCEVRK
- a CDS encoding dipicolinate synthase subunit B, with amino-acid sequence MKLSDAVVGFAMTGSFCTFAQSLECLVALREKCREIIPIMSFNAASIDTRFGKAEDFRKQIEEICGRTIINSIGEAEPIGPKKLLDILLILPCTGNTLTKISLGITDTPVTLAAKAHLRNERPLLIGVSTNDALSGSAKNIGLLLNAKNIYFIPMAQDNPEKKPRSVVAIFSMMIPALESSLEGKQIQPILWK
- a CDS encoding HAMP domain-containing sensor histidine kinase, with product MLKSIRAKLYILFISIVSLLVLLTLLLNTILLPKYYQYQRESVLRECYVDIANAIYDRSTDMKLKLGAIESKSGVRIFISDKYYRIIYGNDNTYMFQSASEVISRKEAFSEDTTSDGIDTQYTIIEMRYDNNTDLKYLTLSGFLEYQDDYYCIWIDTTVEAINDSVRISNTFLIYSTLFTMVMAGVAFYFLSTRFVKPIQEINTVAKKITVLDFSDKLDVGSKDEVGQLADSVNHLSSQLEATITDLQRANMQLKLDLLNRDKTDKMRKEFISNVSHELKTPLALILGYSEGLKVGINEDDRDFYCDVIQDEANNMSKLVSRLLYVSQLESEAMKPDMSRFEINALINTVLETLKIQFDEKHIKPVSNYEFEGEIYADIDQIRQVVTNYLTNAIHHCGGEMKVTIKTERTDAGRLKVTVFNTGEHIPEESLPHVWESFYKVDKARTREYGGTGLGLYIVSQIISNHNGTYGVENVENGVQFWFELEV